From Mycoplasmopsis gallinacea, the proteins below share one genomic window:
- a CDS encoding phosphotransferase codes for MKTKIEVGYTNQSYKVDDKVFMQEKKYNGFNHKINYELLSKLDFVPKLIENNQNTISWEWIDSKEVILDDKLLIQVAKNLKTLHDSKLEFPKNNLAARVKHYQKIIREKGLKIPVIDKYFRRINNILAKSLKNRPLHNDLFPFNFLIDKNDKLYFVDWEYATMGDKHFDLAYFICSAHLTKEQEEVFLNEYDSYWEEYLIQQKILVYYLVILWVNAQPAKYFDDAFYIEKLEETAKEFEYKKTNKLFKE; via the coding sequence ATGAAAACAAAAATTGAAGTAGGATATACAAATCAATCGTATAAAGTAGATGATAAAGTCTTTATGCAAGAGAAGAAATACAATGGATTTAATCACAAAATCAATTATGAACTTTTATCTAAATTAGATTTTGTGCCTAAACTTATCGAAAATAATCAAAATACCATCTCTTGAGAGTGAATTGATAGTAAGGAAGTTATCTTAGATGATAAATTATTAATTCAAGTCGCTAAAAATCTTAAAACCTTGCATGATTCAAAACTTGAATTTCCGAAAAATAACTTAGCCGCAAGGGTAAAACACTATCAAAAAATCATTCGTGAAAAAGGTTTAAAAATTCCAGTAATTGATAAATATTTCAGAAGAATTAATAACATTCTTGCTAAAAGTCTAAAAAATAGACCACTTCATAATGATCTTTTTCCATTTAACTTCTTAATTGATAAAAACGATAAATTGTATTTTGTTGATTGAGAATATGCAACAATGGGTGATAAGCACTTTGATCTTGCTTACTTTATTTGCTCTGCTCATTTAACTAAAGAACAAGAGGAAGTCTTTTTAAATGAGTATGATTCATATTGAGAAGAATACTTAATTCAACAAAAAATCCTTGTGTATTATTTAGTCATTTTATGAGTAAATGCTCAACCAGCTAAATATTTTGATGATGCTTTTTACATCGAAAAATTAGAAGAAACTGCTAAAGAATTTGAATATAAAAAAACAAACAAACTATTTAAGGAATAA
- a CDS encoding MAGa3780 family membrane protein — protein sequence MKLTLFLKEKYNSFTKMQKIVFLIALMTLFVLIASTLINWHIISNKTIEKINLLQASEREFLLKSELHGIKTLGMFWRTNLTFTWLSNTFLVIALFIYAFHPKNYIVKQILFLAIVYITITFVVYWTLIFGPDLKKFTPLYFFNTFIIHAVNPILGFVVWIMNRKELEVSRKTIYLSLITMVCYYFFALITFFMALPIHNELQNVPLKENVTLTKELDMTIYGFLNFTHPLFYKGTNTFVIVLLNIVIFVFGSVLTPLIGLFWTKVFRVKIRKR from the coding sequence ATGAAATTAACATTATTTTTAAAAGAAAAATACAATTCTTTTACAAAAATGCAAAAAATTGTATTTTTAATTGCATTAATGACACTTTTTGTCTTAATTGCATCCACTTTAATTAATTGACATATCATTTCTAATAAAACAATAGAGAAAATTAATTTACTTCAAGCAAGTGAAAGAGAATTTTTATTAAAAAGTGAATTACACGGTATTAAAACTCTTGGAATGTTTTGAAGAACAAACCTTACTTTTACTTGATTAAGCAACACATTTTTAGTTATTGCCCTTTTTATTTATGCATTTCACCCTAAAAATTACATTGTTAAACAAATTTTATTTTTAGCAATTGTTTATATCACAATTACTTTCGTGGTTTATTGAACCTTAATTTTTGGACCAGACCTTAAAAAATTCACACCTTTATATTTCTTTAATACATTCATAATCCATGCAGTAAATCCTATTTTAGGATTTGTGGTTTGAATTATGAATAGAAAAGAACTTGAAGTATCTAGAAAAACAATCTATTTAAGTCTTATCACAATGGTTTGCTATTACTTCTTCGCTTTAATAACATTCTTTATGGCATTGCCAATTCATAATGAATTACAAAATGTTCCACTTAAAGAAAATGTGACTTTAACTAAAGAATTAGATATGACCATTTATGGATTTTTAAACTTCACACACCCACTTTTCTATAAAGGAACAAATACTTTTGTTATTGTACTTTTAAATATCGTTATCTTTGTATTCGGAAGTGTTTTAACCCCATTAATAGGTCTTTTTTGAACAAAAGTATTTAGAGTCAAAATTAGAAAACGTTAG
- a CDS encoding YhcH/YjgK/YiaL family protein, producing the protein MIFDKLTNLKKYKGMSKDLDASIEWLMENDYTQIPEGVTTINENVLIKKGTFDARRYANPICEIHHNHFDIHLYGAQPEKIVYNPHTQLETTTIISEYNKENDVVFFNEPNKDVEIELTPGTFALFFPNETHCPGINDVVEKVTKYIVKIKS; encoded by the coding sequence ATGATTTTTGATAAATTAACAAATTTAAAAAAATACAAAGGAATGAGCAAAGATTTAGATGCTTCAATTGAGTGATTGATGGAAAATGATTACACACAAATTCCTGAAGGAGTAACTACAATTAATGAAAATGTACTTATCAAAAAAGGTACATTTGATGCTCGAAGATATGCTAATCCAATTTGTGAAATTCACCACAATCACTTTGATATTCACCTTTATGGAGCTCAGCCTGAAAAAATTGTATATAACCCACATACACAACTTGAAACTACAACTATTATTTCAGAATATAACAAAGAAAATGATGTTGTGTTCTTTAATGAACCAAATAAAGATGTGGAAATTGAACTTACACCGGGTACATTTGCCTTATTTTTCCCAAATGAAACACATTGTCCTGGGATTAATGACGTTGTAGAAAAGGTAACCAAATATATAGTAAAAATTAAGTCTTAA
- a CDS encoding IS1634 family transposase, with product MSNYILCKTKKSKGTYLGLAVSNGYGKGISQMVGVGYWEEIKEKYSLSSLEDIKPLAKLIEVSSDKKAVKSKFFELLEPMSVRTNVKNIGIDLIYKVIKELELFSFLPNSKHKSLQEVLEFIIGTRIIFPRSYICQYKNKNDFIQGLNIKKSSIYNYLDIFLENKNTILLNLYDKLKKLTDRNEKVIHFDNTTVYFESFSRSGIRNKGFSKDGKHNEDQIVIAMATDNNGIPFHYKVFPGNTADSQTLITFLVEMKKIYNIKDVVVIADRGLSQSANIRFLEQKGYKFIFQKRIDNLNAESRNFIVQDKDYMCINNIFSKERIIESSWNKKRFNGNYRKQIVYFSPSKETLDKVKRKNLIDRINKKSIGGTICLSDLVPEYKRKYMDVDGVTVGRLNYDKIKKIADQDGFYMIETNILDLSAEKANEIYRQQWKIEEGFRILKSSLEIRPIFVHKEEHILAHVFLCFLSLVVLKYSIFKLKKFYETNGEIQKITINKFIDALKLITITQKIVNDEVVSEITNNLDPSHKELNKIYSDFYNILDK from the coding sequence ATGAGTAATTACATTTTATGCAAAACAAAAAAGTCAAAAGGAACTTATCTTGGTTTAGCAGTTTCTAATGGTTATGGTAAAGGTATTAGTCAAATGGTTGGTGTAGGATACTGAGAAGAAATTAAAGAAAAATATTCTCTTTCTAGTTTGGAAGATATAAAACCACTAGCCAAACTTATAGAAGTGAGTTCAGATAAAAAAGCTGTAAAATCTAAATTTTTTGAACTATTGGAACCAATGTCAGTACGAACCAATGTTAAAAACATTGGTATCGATTTAATTTATAAAGTTATAAAAGAATTAGAATTGTTTAGTTTTTTACCAAATTCAAAACACAAATCTCTTCAAGAAGTGCTCGAATTTATAATAGGAACAAGAATAATTTTCCCTAGAAGTTATATTTGTCAATACAAAAATAAAAATGACTTTATCCAAGGTTTAAACATTAAAAAGTCATCTATTTATAATTACTTAGATATTTTTTTAGAAAACAAAAACACTATACTATTAAATCTTTATGATAAATTGAAAAAGTTAACTGATAGAAATGAAAAAGTTATACATTTTGATAATACAACAGTTTATTTTGAGAGCTTTTCAAGAAGCGGAATAAGAAATAAAGGTTTTTCAAAAGATGGAAAACACAATGAAGATCAAATCGTAATAGCAATGGCCACAGATAACAATGGAATTCCCTTTCACTACAAAGTTTTTCCAGGAAACACAGCTGATTCGCAAACTTTAATAACATTTTTAGTTGAAATGAAGAAAATTTATAACATAAAAGATGTTGTTGTAATTGCTGATAGAGGGTTAAGTCAAAGTGCAAACATTAGATTTTTAGAACAAAAAGGTTATAAATTTATATTTCAAAAACGAATTGATAATTTAAATGCTGAATCAAGAAACTTTATAGTTCAAGATAAAGATTATATGTGCATAAATAATATATTTTCTAAAGAAAGAATTATTGAATCTTCTTGAAATAAGAAAAGATTTAATGGTAATTACAGAAAACAAATTGTTTATTTTAGTCCTTCAAAAGAAACATTAGATAAAGTAAAAAGAAAAAACCTTATAGATAGAATTAATAAAAAATCAATTGGCGGAACAATATGCTTAAGCGATTTGGTTCCAGAATACAAAAGAAAATATATGGATGTAGATGGTGTCACAGTTGGAAGATTAAACTATGACAAAATAAAGAAAATAGCTGATCAAGATGGATTTTATATGATAGAAACAAATATCCTTGATTTATCAGCAGAAAAAGCAAATGAAATTTATAGACAACAATGAAAAATAGAAGAAGGTTTTCGTATTTTAAAATCATCACTTGAAATTAGACCTATTTTTGTTCATAAAGAAGAGCATATTCTAGCGCATGTATTTTTATGTTTCTTATCTCTTGTTGTTCTAAAATATTCAATCTTTAAACTGAAAAAATTCTATGAAACAAATGGAGAAATTCAGAAAATTACAATTAACAAATTTATAGATGCTTTAAAACTTATAACTATAACTCAAAAAATAGTAAATGATGAAGTAGTATCGGAAATTACAAATAATTTAGATCCATCACACAAAGAGTTAAACAAAATATATAGTGATTTTTACAACATACTAGATAAATAG
- the uvrB gene encoding excinuclease ABC subunit UvrB has protein sequence MGIYKLHSNYEPKGDQPKAIKEIVENIKDGIDQQVLLGVTGSGKTFTIANVIKEFDKPVLILSHNKTLASQLYSELKSFFPENAVEYYISYFDYYRPEAYMPTTDTYIEKDSKTNEQIEILRMSAINSLLTRKDTIVIASVSAIYGALNPEIYKDSFFRFYTSMKISVKEFTKRLIQIKYDRNDVDQAPGEFTVKGDNIIIRPADSEDKAIRISFFGDEVDEIAEVDPVTKNVIKKVNIYNLSPGDAYATDNSIFDIVIPKIEKELEDRLKEFKNEGKVLELTRLNQRIKNDIDDMKEFGMCKGIENYSMYLDQRTFGERPYTIMDYFPKDSLMFIDESHMFVPQLNAMYKGDRSRKESLVEYGFRLPSALENRPLQFNEWETEFNFKKIFISATPGDYELDQTNGLVTRLYVRPTGLLDPEIIIKPTKNQIEDIYDTIITQRQTGEKTIILTTTKRMAEELSTYLIERDIKAAYIHSEHNTFVRNEILRKLRSGIYEVVIGINLLREGIDLPEVSKVIVLDADKESFMRNARSLIQITGRAARNANGQAIFYADSISKSMKICIDDNKEKRELQIAYNKKHGIVPKTIIKPIAEPIHGHDIMNAVELILDKQKKSGDSQKMNKKSKDMLIQEIKDQMNEAAKALDYERAIELRDILLELQK, from the coding sequence ATGGGAATTTATAAATTACATTCAAATTATGAGCCAAAAGGTGATCAACCAAAAGCTATTAAAGAAATAGTTGAAAACATTAAAGACGGAATTGATCAACAAGTGCTTTTAGGGGTTACAGGTAGTGGTAAAACTTTCACTATTGCCAATGTTATTAAAGAATTTGATAAGCCTGTGCTTATTCTTTCGCATAACAAAACTTTAGCTAGCCAGCTTTATAGCGAGCTTAAATCATTCTTTCCTGAAAATGCAGTTGAATATTACATTAGTTATTTTGATTACTATCGTCCTGAAGCTTATATGCCTACAACCGACACTTACATTGAAAAAGATTCAAAAACTAATGAACAAATTGAAATTTTAAGAATGAGTGCAATTAACTCACTTTTAACAAGAAAAGATACTATTGTAATTGCTAGTGTTAGTGCTATTTACGGGGCTTTAAATCCTGAAATTTATAAAGATAGTTTCTTTAGATTCTATACCAGCATGAAAATTTCAGTGAAAGAATTTACCAAAAGATTAATCCAAATCAAATATGATCGAAATGATGTAGATCAAGCACCTGGAGAATTTACTGTGAAAGGTGATAACATCATCATTAGACCTGCAGATAGCGAAGATAAAGCAATTCGGATTAGCTTTTTTGGTGATGAAGTTGATGAAATTGCCGAAGTTGATCCAGTAACTAAAAATGTTATTAAAAAAGTTAATATTTACAATTTATCACCTGGGGATGCTTATGCAACTGATAATTCAATTTTTGATATTGTAATACCAAAAATTGAAAAAGAGCTTGAAGATAGACTTAAAGAATTTAAAAATGAAGGTAAGGTTTTAGAACTTACCCGGCTAAATCAAAGAATTAAAAATGATATCGATGATATGAAAGAATTTGGAATGTGTAAGGGGATTGAGAATTACTCAATGTACCTTGACCAAAGAACCTTTGGTGAAAGACCTTATACCATTATGGATTATTTTCCGAAAGATTCACTGATGTTTATTGATGAATCGCATATGTTTGTTCCACAATTAAATGCAATGTACAAAGGTGATCGTTCACGTAAAGAATCACTTGTTGAATATGGATTTAGATTACCTAGTGCACTTGAAAATAGACCCTTACAATTTAATGAATGAGAAACTGAATTTAACTTCAAAAAAATTTTTATTTCAGCTACTCCTGGGGATTATGAACTAGATCAAACAAACGGACTTGTAACTCGTTTATATGTGCGTCCAACAGGTTTACTTGATCCAGAAATCATTATAAAACCTACCAAAAACCAAATTGAAGATATTTATGATACCATTATTACTCAGCGACAAACAGGTGAAAAAACTATTATTTTAACAACTACTAAAAGAATGGCTGAAGAATTATCTACTTACTTAATTGAAAGAGATATTAAGGCAGCTTATATCCATTCAGAGCATAACACTTTTGTTAGAAATGAAATTCTAAGAAAGCTTAGATCAGGAATTTATGAAGTTGTTATTGGAATTAACTTACTTAGAGAAGGGATTGACCTACCGGAAGTATCTAAAGTTATTGTTCTAGATGCTGATAAAGAAAGCTTTATGCGTAATGCACGCAGTTTAATTCAGATTACGGGGCGTGCAGCTAGAAATGCAAATGGTCAAGCTATTTTCTATGCTGATAGTATTTCAAAAAGCATGAAAATTTGCATCGATGATAACAAAGAAAAACGTGAATTACAAATTGCATACAATAAAAAACACGGAATTGTTCCAAAAACCATTATTAAACCTATTGCAGAGCCAATTCATGGTCATGACATTATGAATGCAGTTGAATTAATTCTTGATAAGCAAAAAAAATCTGGAGATTCACAAAAAATGAACAAAAAATCAAAAGATATGCTTATCCAAGAAATTAAAGATCAAATGAATGAAGCAGCTAAAGCTCTAGATTATGAAAGAGCAATTGAACTTAGAGACATTCTTTTAGAATTGCAAAAATAG